A stretch of Chanodichthys erythropterus isolate Z2021 chromosome 20, ASM2448905v1, whole genome shotgun sequence DNA encodes these proteins:
- the gid8b gene encoding glucose-induced degradation protein 8-B homolog yields MMSYAEKPEDITREEWMEKLNNVHIQRADMNRLIMNYLVTEGFKEAAEKFRMESGIEPSVDLDSLDERIKIREMVLKGQIQEAIALINSLHPELLDTNRYLYFHLQQQHLIELIRLRETEAALEFAQTQLAEQGEESRECLTEMERTLALLAFDNPEESPFGDLLNMMQRQKVWSEVNQAVLDYENRESTPKLAKLLKLLLWAQNELDQKKVKYPKMTDLSKGTIEDPK; encoded by the exons ATGATGAGTTATGCTGAAAAGCCAGAGGACATAACACGCGAGGAGTGGATGGAAAAGCTCAATAATGTTCACATTCAACGGGCAGACATGAATCGACTCATTATGAATTATCTGGTGACAG AGGGTTTTAAAGAGGCAGCTGAGAAGTTTAGGATGGAATCAGGCATTGAACCAAGTGTTGATCTGGACTCTCTGGATGAAAGGATAAAAATTAGGGAGATGGTCTTGAAGGGACAAATACAAGAGGCCATCGCACTGATCAACAGTCTGCATCCTGAGCTGCTGGACACGAACCGCTACCTGTACTTTCATCTGCAG CAACAACACCTGATTGAGTTGATTCGCCTGCGGGAAACCGAGGCTGCATTGGAGTTTGCACAGACACAGCTGGCTGAACAGGGAGAGGAAAGCCGAGAGTGTCTGACAGAGATGGAGCGCACCCTTGCACTCCTGGCGTTTGATAACCCAGAAGAGTCACCCTTCGGAGACCTGCTTAACATGATGCAGAGACAGAAG GTGTGGAGCGAGGTAAACCAGGCAGTACTGGACTACGAAAACAGGGAGTCGACACCGAAACTTGCCAAACTCCTCAAACTGCTGTTGTGGGCTCAGAACGAGTTGGACCAGAAGAAAGTCAAGTACCCCAAAATGACAGATCTTAGTAAAGGCACCATCGAGGACCCCAAGTGA